A single genomic interval of Methanooceanicella nereidis harbors:
- a CDS encoding class I SAM-dependent methyltransferase: MSSIDPGISRVSRPKKDAIKSYDLMSGLYDALAGSSEKKFRDAGLNKLGVKDGDSILEIGPGTGQSLISMATSAGENGKVYGLDISGAMCRKSRERAKNSGVMQRVTLTRGDASRLPYKDGSFDAIFMSFVLELFDTPDIPVMLQECKRVLRAGGRICVVGTSKGDKDNLALKLYEAAHRLLPAYVDCRPIYVERSLRAAGFQVTDMTMMSMFGLPVEVVLAMSENAAGPV; the protein is encoded by the coding sequence ATGTCATCTATCGATCCAGGAATCAGCCGTGTCTCGCGGCCAAAAAAGGATGCCATTAAAAGCTATGACCTGATGAGCGGATTGTACGATGCGCTTGCCGGCAGTAGCGAGAAAAAATTCCGGGACGCTGGATTAAATAAATTGGGCGTTAAAGACGGAGATTCTATACTCGAGATCGGCCCCGGGACCGGGCAAAGCCTAATTTCAATGGCAACATCGGCCGGCGAAAACGGAAAGGTTTACGGACTCGATATATCCGGCGCGATGTGCAGGAAGTCAAGAGAAAGGGCTAAAAATTCAGGGGTGATGCAACGGGTTACTCTGACCCGTGGAGACGCGTCCAGGCTTCCATACAAAGACGGCTCCTTTGACGCGATATTCATGAGCTTCGTGCTCGAGCTGTTCGATACGCCTGATATCCCCGTGATGTTGCAAGAATGCAAAAGAGTCCTTCGCGCCGGCGGCAGAATATGTGTTGTGGGAACGTCAAAAGGGGATAAGGATAACCTTGCTTTAAAGTTGTATGAGGCTGCTCACCGGTTACTGCCTGCATATGTGGATTGCAGGCCTATCTACGTTGAACGTTCTTTAAGGGCTGCCGGGTTTCAGGTCACTGATATGACAATGATGTCAATGTTCGGATTGCCTGTGGAGGTCGTGCTGGCAATGTCTGAAAATGCAGCCGGGCCTGTTTAA